From Rutidosis leptorrhynchoides isolate AG116_Rl617_1_P2 chromosome 3, CSIRO_AGI_Rlap_v1, whole genome shotgun sequence, a single genomic window includes:
- the LOC139901387 gene encoding uncharacterized protein encodes MEEEDKDQIIIGSSTPIDAASKFVIKLKIAKKLENHTIETSKMLKEAKRVCPECNKEFSSGKALGGHMRIHAQSFNSTNPNNFLKIKKYKKHHHHQQQEVDDDMTKKMVMNKNKKPYYLSCVNSEGEPTCSQCGKTFPSMKSLFGHMRCHPERIWRGILPPPNITINRSFVGSSSSSVTTNQEDDEVIDLGKFLRGWGATERRGRPSLKSDNSEDEDGVLLEAVEDLMSLCQGQLKMDQLDHDYCNDDQNSDSGVIDTKQQQQVVYKSPNKINKRKKMKLMMDLEPDLSPNAVSMKEQEEIVVAVGECKYKCSTCNRCFTSHQALGGHRSSHNKVRMTSSSIDHNHELQGDQFGIGSSFEFAGVHQCKICEKVFATGQALGGHKRCHWTGINEPQQVLQVQVTDQADHSSLITSTGEDSGSGRKFLDFDLNEIPGGMMEEDEAGIGIEIGLGNGYASSSYNSDMLILGWCFVLNFVDDDDDDMTCNANGYGEMGKF; translated from the exons ATGGAAGAAGAAGATAAAGATCAGATCATCATCGGATCGTCAACACCTATTGACGCCGCTAGCAAGTTTGTAATAAAACTCAAGATTGCCAAGAAGCTCGAAAACCATACGATTGAAACCTCGAAAATGTTGAAAGAAGCGAAAAGGGTTTGTCCAGAATGTAATAAAGAGTTCAGCTCAGGTAAAGCATTAGGTGGTCATATGAGAATTCATGCTCAATCATTCAATAGCACAAACCCTaataattttctcaaaataaaAAAGTATaaaaaacatcatcatcatcaacaacaagagGTTGATGATGACATGACCAAGAAAATGGTaatgaataaaaataaaaaacccTATTATTTGAGTTGTGTAAATAGTGAAGGTGAACCAACATGTTCTCAATGTGGTAAAACGTTCCCATCAATGAAATCACTTTTTGGTCATATGAGATGTCATCCTGAACGTATATGGCGTGGCATTTTACCACCTCCGAATATCACGATTAATCGTAGTTTTGTCGGATCATCATCTTCTTCTGTAACTACAAATCAAGAAGATGATGAAGTAATTGATTTGGGTAAGTTTTTAAGAGGGTGGGGCGCGACGGAAAGGCGCGGTCGTCCGTCGCTAAAATCTGATAATTCTGAAGATGAAGATGGTGTTTTGCTTGAAGCTGTTGAGGATTTAATGAGTTTATGTCAAGGACAACTGAAAATGGATCAGTTGGATCATGATTATTGTAATGATGATCAAAATTCTGATAGTGGGGTTATTGATACCAAACAACAACAACAGGTGGTTTATAAGAGTCCAAATAAGATTAATAAAAGAAAGAAGATGAAGCTCATGATGGATTTGGAACCTGATTTGAGTCCAAATGCAGTATCAATGAAAGAACAAGAAGAAATTGTGGTTGCTGTTGGTGAGTGTAAGTACAAATGCAGTACATGTAATAGATGTTTTACAAGTCATCAAGCTCTAGGTGGACACAGATCAAGTCATAATAAAGTCAGGATGACGTCATCTAGTATTGATCATAATCATGAACTGCAAGGTGATCAGTTTGGGATTGGGAGCAGCTTTGAATTTGCAGGTGTGCATCAATGCAAAATTTGTGAAAAGGTTTTTGCTACTGGGCAAGCTTTGGGTGGGCATAAAAGGTGTCATTGGACTGGTATTAATGAACCACAACAAGTACTGCAAGTTCAAGTTACAGATCAAGCTGATCATTCAAGTCTGATTACATCTACTGGAGAAGATTCTGGAAGTGGGAGAAAATTTCTTGATTTTGATCTGAATGAGATTCCAGGTGGTATGATGGAAGAAGATGAAGCTGGAATTGGAATTGAAATTGGACTTGGAAATGGGTATGCTTCTTCATCATACAACTCAGATATG TTGATACTTGGCTGGTGTTTTGTGTTGAattttgttgatgatgatgatgatgacatgacATGCAATGCAAATGGATATGGGGAGATGGGAAAGTTCTAA